The proteins below are encoded in one region of Homo sapiens chromosome 8, GRCh38.p14 Primary Assembly:
- the ZNF16 gene encoding zinc finger protein 16 isoform 1 (isoform 1 is encoded by transcript variant 4): protein MPSLRTRREEAEMELSVPGPSPWTPAAQARVRDAPAVTHPGSAACGTPCCSDTELEAICPHYQQPDCDTRTEDKEFLHKEDIHEDLESQAEISENYAGDVSQVPELGDLCDDVSERDWGVPEGRRLPQSLSQEGDFTPAAMGLLRGPLGEKDLDCNGFDSRFSLSPNLMACQEIPTEERPHPYDMGGQSFQHSVDLTGHEGVPTAESPLICNECGKTFQGNPDLIQRQIVHTGEASFMCDDCGKTFSQNSVLKNRHRSHMSEKAYQCSECGKAFRGHSDFSRHQSHHSSERPYMCNECGKAFSQNSSLKKHQKSHMSEKPYECNECGKAFRRSSNLIQHQRIHSGEKPYVCSECGKAFRRSSNLIKHHRTHTGEKPFECGECGKAFSQSAHLRKHQRVHTGEKPYECNDCGKPFSRVSNLIKHHRVHTGEKPYKCSDCGKAFSQSSSLIQHRRIHTGEKPHVCNVCGKAFSYSSVLRKHQIIHTGEKPYRCSVCGKAFSHSSALIQHQGVHTGDKPYACHECGKTFGRSSNLILHQRVHTGEKPYECTECGKTFSQSSTLIQHQRIHNGLKPHECNQCGKAFNRSSNLIHHQKVHTGEKPYTCVECGKGFSQSSHLIQHQIIHTGERPYKCSECGKAFSQRSVLIQHQRIHTGVKPYDCAACGKAFSQRSKLIKHQLIHTRE, encoded by the exons ATGCCCAGCCTCAGAACTCGCCgtgaggaggcagagatggagctCTCAGTTCCAGGACCATCCCCCTGGACCCCTGCAGCCCAGGCCCGTGTGAGAGATGCTCCTGCTGTGACCCACCCTGGATCTGCAGCCTGTGGTACCCCCTGCTGTAGTGATACTGAGCTGGAAGCCATCTGCCCTCACTATCAGCAGCCAG ATTGTGACACCAGGACTGAAGACAAGGAGTTTCTTCACAAGGAAGACATTCATGAAGATTTGGAATCACAGGCAGAAATATCAGAAAACTATGCTGGTGATGTTTCCCAGGTACCCGAGCTTGGAGATCTGTGTGATGATGTATCAGAAAGAGACTGGGGAGTCCCCGAAGGCAGGAGGCTGCCACAGTCCCTCTCCCAGGAGGGGGACTTCACACCAGCTGCCATGGGGCTCCTTAGGGGCCCCTTAGGGGAGAAAGATCTGGACTGTAATGGTTTTGACAGTCGCTTCAGTCTGAGCCCAAACCTGATGGCATGTCAGGAAATCCCTACAGAAGAGAGGCCACATCCATATGACATGGGTGGCCAGAGTTTCCAGCACAGTGTGGACCTAACTGGTCATGAGGGGGTTCCCACAGCTGAAAGTCCACTCATATGTAATGAGTGTGGGAAAACCTTCCAAGGAAATCCTGACCTTATTCAGCGTCAAATAGTCCACACTGGGGAGGCTTCCTTTATGTGTGATGATTGTGGGAAAACCTTCAGCCAGAACTCAGTTCTTAAAAACCGTCATCGATCTCATATGAGTGAGAAAGCTTACCAGTGCAgcgaatgtgggaaagccttccgAGGGCACTCAGACTTTTCTAGGCATCAGAGTCACCACAGCAGTGAGAGGCCTTATATgtgtaatgaatgtggaaaagccttcagcCAGAACTCGAGCCTTAAAAAGCACCAAAAGTCTCACATGAGTGAGAAGCCCTATGAATGCAATGAATGTGGGAAGGCTTTTAGGCGGAGCTCAAACCTCATCCAACATCAAAGAATCCATTCTGGGGAGAAACCGTATGTGTGCAGTGagtgtgggaaggccttcagGCGAAGCTCAAACCTCATCAAACACCACAGGACTCACACAGGAGAGAAGCCTTTTGAGTGTGGcgagtgtgggaaagccttcagccaGAGTGCACACCTGAGGAAGCACCAGAGGgtccacactggagagaagccttatgAGTGTAATGATTGTGGCAAGCCCTTCAGTCGGGTCTCCAACCTCATTAAGCACCACAGggttcacactggagagaagccctataAGTGCAGTGACTGTGGGAAAGCATTTAGTCAGAGCTCCAGCCTTATTCAGCATcggagaattcacactggagaaaagccTCACGTGTGTAATGTATGTGGAAAAGCCTTTAGTTATAGCTCAGTGCTCCGAAAGCACCAGATCATCCACACGGGAGAGAAGCCGTACAGATGCAGTGTCTGTGGGAAGGCCTTCAGCCACAGCTCAGCCCTCATTCAGCACCAGGGCGTGCACACAGGCGACAAGCCCTACGCCTGCCACGAGTGTGGGAAGACCTTTGGTCGCAGCTCCAACCTCATCCTTCACCAGCGagtccacactggagagaagccctatgaATGTACTGAATGTGGAAAAACCTTCAGCCAGAGCTCAACCCTCATTCAGCATCAGAGGATTCATAATGGGCTGAAGCCCCATGAATGTAACCAGTGTGGTAAAGCCTTCAACCGAAGCTCAAATCTCATTCACCACCAGAAAGTTCATACTGGGGAAAAACCCTACACCTGTGTTGAATGTGGTAAGGGCTTCAGCCAGAGCTCACACCTCATTCAGCATCAGATAATCCACACGGGCGAGCGCCCCTACAAATGCAGtgagtgtgggaaagccttcagtcaGCGTTCGGTCCTCATCCAGCACCAGAGGATTCACACTGGGGTGAAGCCCTATGACTGTGCTGcttgtgggaaagccttcagccaGCGATCAAAGTTGATCAAACACCAGTTGATTCACACCAGGGAATAG
- the ZNF16 gene encoding zinc finger protein 16 isoform 2 (isoform 2 is encoded by transcript variant 6), whose product MGLLRGPLGEKDLDCNGFDSRFSLSPNLMACQEIPTEERPHPYDMGGQSFQHSVDLTGHEGVPTAESPLICNECGKTFQGNPDLIQRQIVHTGEASFMCDDCGKTFSQNSVLKNRHRSHMSEKAYQCSECGKAFRGHSDFSRHQSHHSSERPYMCNECGKAFSQNSSLKKHQKSHMSEKPYECNECGKAFRRSSNLIQHQRIHSGEKPYVCSECGKAFRRSSNLIKHHRTHTGEKPFECGECGKAFSQSAHLRKHQRVHTGEKPYECNDCGKPFSRVSNLIKHHRVHTGEKPYKCSDCGKAFSQSSSLIQHRRIHTGEKPHVCNVCGKAFSYSSVLRKHQIIHTGEKPYRCSVCGKAFSHSSALIQHQGVHTGDKPYACHECGKTFGRSSNLILHQRVHTGEKPYECTECGKTFSQSSTLIQHQRIHNGLKPHECNQCGKAFNRSSNLIHHQKVHTGEKPYTCVECGKGFSQSSHLIQHQIIHTGERPYKCSECGKAFSQRSVLIQHQRIHTGVKPYDCAACGKAFSQRSKLIKHQLIHTRE is encoded by the coding sequence ATGGGGCTCCTTAGGGGCCCCTTAGGGGAGAAAGATCTGGACTGTAATGGTTTTGACAGTCGCTTCAGTCTGAGCCCAAACCTGATGGCATGTCAGGAAATCCCTACAGAAGAGAGGCCACATCCATATGACATGGGTGGCCAGAGTTTCCAGCACAGTGTGGACCTAACTGGTCATGAGGGGGTTCCCACAGCTGAAAGTCCACTCATATGTAATGAGTGTGGGAAAACCTTCCAAGGAAATCCTGACCTTATTCAGCGTCAAATAGTCCACACTGGGGAGGCTTCCTTTATGTGTGATGATTGTGGGAAAACCTTCAGCCAGAACTCAGTTCTTAAAAACCGTCATCGATCTCATATGAGTGAGAAAGCTTACCAGTGCAgcgaatgtgggaaagccttccgAGGGCACTCAGACTTTTCTAGGCATCAGAGTCACCACAGCAGTGAGAGGCCTTATATgtgtaatgaatgtggaaaagccttcagcCAGAACTCGAGCCTTAAAAAGCACCAAAAGTCTCACATGAGTGAGAAGCCCTATGAATGCAATGAATGTGGGAAGGCTTTTAGGCGGAGCTCAAACCTCATCCAACATCAAAGAATCCATTCTGGGGAGAAACCGTATGTGTGCAGTGagtgtgggaaggccttcagGCGAAGCTCAAACCTCATCAAACACCACAGGACTCACACAGGAGAGAAGCCTTTTGAGTGTGGcgagtgtgggaaagccttcagccaGAGTGCACACCTGAGGAAGCACCAGAGGgtccacactggagagaagccttatgAGTGTAATGATTGTGGCAAGCCCTTCAGTCGGGTCTCCAACCTCATTAAGCACCACAGggttcacactggagagaagccctataAGTGCAGTGACTGTGGGAAAGCATTTAGTCAGAGCTCCAGCCTTATTCAGCATcggagaattcacactggagaaaagccTCACGTGTGTAATGTATGTGGAAAAGCCTTTAGTTATAGCTCAGTGCTCCGAAAGCACCAGATCATCCACACGGGAGAGAAGCCGTACAGATGCAGTGTCTGTGGGAAGGCCTTCAGCCACAGCTCAGCCCTCATTCAGCACCAGGGCGTGCACACAGGCGACAAGCCCTACGCCTGCCACGAGTGTGGGAAGACCTTTGGTCGCAGCTCCAACCTCATCCTTCACCAGCGagtccacactggagagaagccctatgaATGTACTGAATGTGGAAAAACCTTCAGCCAGAGCTCAACCCTCATTCAGCATCAGAGGATTCATAATGGGCTGAAGCCCCATGAATGTAACCAGTGTGGTAAAGCCTTCAACCGAAGCTCAAATCTCATTCACCACCAGAAAGTTCATACTGGGGAAAAACCCTACACCTGTGTTGAATGTGGTAAGGGCTTCAGCCAGAGCTCACACCTCATTCAGCATCAGATAATCCACACGGGCGAGCGCCCCTACAAATGCAGtgagtgtgggaaagccttcagtcaGCGTTCGGTCCTCATCCAGCACCAGAGGATTCACACTGGGGTGAAGCCCTATGACTGTGCTGcttgtgggaaagccttcagccaGCGATCAAAGTTGATCAAACACCAGTTGATTCACACCAGGGAATAG